AATTGTGTATATGCAGTGAGAGATTAATTTAGTTTTAAATTATAATAGTATTTAAAGTATAGATGCTGTTTGGTCAGTAAATTAGTTTCAGTATCAAGGTCTCAGTAACCATACTGCGGTTGATTCAATCATGGAATTGATCATAGCAGCAGTATTAgaattgtcaaattttcttatggATAGTTTCCACAATATAAATTCTTTGACCAACAATTGGGCGAAGAAACACTAGTtcacttaatctttccattttATCTCAACTTTTGTCAACACGTCATGTTCAGGAATATTCATATGGTAAAGGGAACGCGAAAACATACAATTTTATGTATCAACTCAACATATATTGGTAGGGGTCCACCACACCCCATCACTGTTGTACGTAGGTGAGATAAGCCATTAATTGTTACGAACGTCGAACTGCCTTGTCAGATGATGCGGGTAACAGTTGTCTAAACCGACGGGTGTCTTTCGTCTGGGCCAAAGAAGGGGCATCAAATAGCTGCATGTGCGATGCCAAACTCGTTTGCATATCTATAAATGCAACAAGCGCGAGAATCGATAAATACTCGCATTATAGGATTAAAGGACTGGACTATAGAAGGCAATGTCTGCAATAGAGCAGCGCAGAGTCAGTCAGCTTGGTGCTTCAACGCAAATAATCCATTGCTGCCAATATTTCTGCGTGAAAACACTAAAATATTAGAATAGTAGCGAACGAGATTCGTCACTGTAACGTGGTTACATGAAGCACAACGAAAAGGTACGCAAGGAGAGGCTTGACGAGTACCCCGTCCACCATAATGAATAGTGAAACAGCTCCACCTATCACCTGAAGGTCGAGACACCTGCCGGCTGACATTACTGGCTGACACAAGCTGGCGTTGACACAACAGCTGGTGGAAACATTACTGGCTGACACTAGCAGGCGTTGGTGCGACATCTGACGGGAATATCTGGTGTAGGCGGGAACATTACTGCAGCAAAAACTATTGAAAGCCTGGCTAAGCTACCTGGCTAGCTGGCCCTTCATCGATCACCGAGTGATACATTTTTTGTCAAGCGTGCCTCACAATTTTCTCTCAAGGgtattgcctgtcgccctttataTATTTCCGCTTAGTATATTATTTATTCAACATAACGACCCAGTTCAATACCAATTGGTTGTTTCTCAATGTTCAACATATTCTGGGGAAGGTGCTTGACGATGTATTTTAATTAAAAGGGAGTTGATAACTTAATCAATTTTGCTGGATATACTTCCTATGTACGTTATGAGAGGTATGATAGATTTTTCTTTGTCGCAGTATACTTGAGTATACATGTTCCCCTTTATGCTGTGATAGAAGTATTTTTTGCGGTAATATGCCACAAAAACACATAAATGTGCATGCATATagacatacatatatgcatatcTATATACAGCTTCCCTAATACGAATATTTTATTGAGAACGTGCAGACACTGAAACTAACTTGGTCGCataataagaattcttaaatgGCCTTAAATAAGCATATCTCATTGAGTCCCTTATACGTTCCGATTAGAAAAAATATTTGCTTCCCCTGACTTCATGTTCAACTCTGCTGACAGCTATCTATTTTACCGCGTAAATCACAGCCATCCGAGGGCGCTGTGAATAACAAGGTTCTCGCAAAGTCAGCTATTTCGGACCAGAAGGAGATATGATCTTCGCACATGAGGGACTGTGCGTCCGCCTGACTGTGCACGCTAAGCTTCCTGCACGTTTTTATTGGATAATACTTCCTGGAAGCAAATATCTTTCTCCTGGACGCGGTCATCAGGTATCTCTCCAGTGTGTAAACATCTCGATTCTGATTGGGTTTATTTACTGTTGATGAGTTGGAGCTTAAGCTGAATATGGAAGTTTCGTACGATCTGTAATTGAACGCATCATTAAAGGCTTTAAAAGGTGTTTCAGCAAACTCATGGTGGAAGATTTGCTCCGAGAAAGCCGGTTTCCAGCTATGATGACCGATAGTTCAGTATTTTTAGAGTTATCAGATGCTGTAGCAATCTCACCCTTGTACCGCAACACCCTCTCGCTTGTACCCTAGTAACGTCACCCTTGTAGCCTAGTAACGTCACCCTTGCACCCCAGTAACTTATCCTTGTACCTTCGGAATTGTGCAAACATTGCCTGTCATTTAGAAGAGACAATCTTCTATAGTATTCATCTTGATACTGCaactgacactgacaccaggtattGACAATGTTTCCTCAATTACTTACACTTTTTCGCCTCCTTTCGCATGTAAGAAAGTAATAAATCTTAATTTTTTAAAACCTTTTACAAGGATTAAAAAACTCTAACAACAACAGATCAGTAGATAAAAAAGGTCTGATCATTTATTTAGAGATTATGGTCGTACAATCAATGCAAGTCGTAGGTCTGAAGAGAAGTACTTGCTAATTCagctttatatatttattttgtctaatgttttacacacaaattctctcAACACGTCCAACAGAAAGACTTTTTTTGCACGTCATACTATAAAGGATTTAACACTTTTTTGTAGGTATATAATGGTTATCCTAAGTATATTATCATATGATTATCAATGTTAATCTAACATTAATAAATTGAGCAATTGACAAGCTCATGTTTACCATACATTATTATCACTAGCAGGATTCTTTGCATTCAGGACATTGAACAAATtaaattcatttaatttttttacaTAATCATCTATAAAGTTGTTGATGACTGCTTAGTGCACACAAAATCAACAAAAGCGTGGATAAAAACACCTATTTCTCATGGATTATCAGAGATTCTAACTCGGGCCTCAAAGGAGACAGAACATCCAAGTGAATGAAATTATATTAAACAGTCTAATGTGGTTGGTATCTAACATGACATGGATGAAGGGGTGGATTACTTCCAGAAGACATAGCGATGCTCCAGGTAGGGTTTAAAGTCTCAGTTAGAGACCCAGTTGGGTACCTCTGAGACCATTACTTCAAAACTCAaagaaatcaaaatgtttattcaagtaaaagtacatagaagatgagttacaaatatattgttggatttatagatagagttaatACATACAAACCTAAAGCCACAAATACGCAAATCGTTTCAGGCAAAAAATTTGGCCGAATAATTTGTTGCTCACTTACTGTGAGCATTCATGGTGTTGTTTGAAAGACAATGGTCTCGTATGTTATAGGCCCGAATTCAAATATCCTATCGTACAGAGGATTGTGGAAGGaagaagaaggatatcctgcggatGGTCTCATAAATCGTGGATGTGAAGGCCTGCGAGAGGCAGAGTTCTTCCTGTAGTGAAGACTGTCGTAAAAACGTTTGGTTGTGTCGTCATCACCCAGCTGGGTATATATACCCAGAACGGACACAACGAGAGCATTCACTGCTTCTCCAGCTCTACCATCATGAACGCTAAGGTGACCTCAGTTTTACTCAGTAAATTAATATTTCATTTGTATTAGTTATCCAGCAAGTTGATCGAGCAAAGGTCGCTTCACCTGGCACTTGGGGCGCTTGTTGATATCTGTTTTATCATATGTTAATAATAATGCAGGAAGAGTTGGCCTTCAGCTATAAATTTTTGTAATCTATATTAGcatgatttaataaaatatttatttatatcatTTTCTCAGatcgtgttgttgttgtgtgttgtggcggCGGCTGTTGCAGACAAGCGTCCTACCTTCTCCTACGCCGCCCCTCAGGTAATGTTTCTCACCtggaaaacaacagtaaaattACGCTGCACTTTAGGAAATGAATCTCACTTGGAAGACAGCAGTAATATTGTGCTGCCCCTCAGGTGATCTCCCTCACCTGTAAGAGGAGTAACTCTGACAGATAATCTTTCTCatattctatttttttaattattattgcaTTTATCACGCAATGGTCGAACATTTTTATTaacgatttattttatttctttaaATCTAAAAGAACAATTGATTTACTTAATTATAACATAGACATTGTTGCATCGTATTTTTACTAACTTCCTTATTTGAGATCTTACACCTCAACGTACTACTTCAGTTGGGATATCCTATTTATACTCTCTACACTATTATAATACTTTAACGACAAAGGGATTTCCTATTTTAGGAAAGGCATAATGATAAAATTCACTTATAATTAAAATATCTTTGCAGGAATCTAGTGAGTCTGTTGAAGACTCATATGAGTCGTCAGAGGCAAAGTACGAATTTAACTGGGCCGTGAAGGATGACGACTCCGACAACGATTTCGGACATCAGGAATCTCGCGACGGTGACAACACCAAGGGGTCGTATTACGTGCAGCTTCCCGACGGTCGTCTGCAGAAGGTGACATACTACGTGGACGGTGACTCAGGCTACGTGGCCGAGGTCACCTACGAGGGCGAGGCTCACTACCCAGAGTCTGATGAGTCTGACGAGTCTCTTGAGACTCCCGTGTATGCTCCACCAAGAAGGTCTTACTTCGCTCCAGACTCTAATGAATCAAAATGAGCACTGATGATTACCATATCCTATATAACCAGAGACGTCAATATTTTTCACCAAGTTGAGGATGTCAACACTAGCTATCCAGGTCATCGCAAAGAGGGTCTAGTTGATACTACATCAGTTATCTCAATCCTCAGCTCATTTGACACTTTGAAGTAACTTTCAAAGTTGTAAGGTGTACTTCTTAACATTATTTATCTTCCAACTCTGACTTAAATTATTtaaataactaatatttattattaataaatatatctAATGAATATCTGAAAATTTTACTTTCCAAAATGCAAGGACAAAAAATATGAGAAGAtaattacatatataatacatgatacatagtacataatacaTTGCATATATGATGAGactgtataatatataataaatgagaCATAATACATGAAACATAATACATGAGCCATAATTCATGATAAGTAATACGTGGTAGGCCATAATATACATGAGACACTATGATATTTAATACATGACACATGGTAAATTTAATGTTTTTATATATTATGCATGGAGAATAATACATGATACACAATTCATTGTACATAATACATGATACATAATAAATGGTGCATAATGCATAGTACATGAAACATAATATATGATACTAATAAATGATATCATGGCAGGTTTCCCAATCATAGCTCAATGTAGGATCAGCATGGAGGAAAAAGTTATTAGTGATTATTTTATGACTTTTGTGTTAGTGCTCTTGCAGAAGATATGATGACCTATAGGCTCTATATTGGCTTCGGACCTATGCCCTATATTGGCTTTGGGCCTATGCCCTATATTGGCTTTGGGCCTATGCCATATATTGCCTACGTTCAATATTACCTAGGTCCTATATTGCCTAGGCCGTATTTTGGCCTAGTCTCTATCTTATTAACTTGTTGCATAATTTTCTAATGTTTCCTGCTGCTGAGTTAATTGGCATATCATAACAATTTCCACTGAAAACTCTAGTTTTGTCTATAGCATAGTTTAATCAATTTAATAATACCCAGTACATTGGTCTTAACGAGGTACTCAGAATTCTTACCGAATTGACTAATTACTTTTTTAAAGGTTCCTTGTTTAGTACCGCACAGATATGCCTGTCAGTGAGAAGATCTGATATGTCTTTCAGAATGACAACTGTATTTCGTAATATGGAAATCACCATCTCATGAGGCTACCACAATAGCTAACTGGCCAACCAGCTAGAATACTTTAGACCTAAACATGAACCAGGACTAAAGTATATTCTCAGTGTATGAAGAGTGAGGTGACGGGTACATCTTTCCTTGAGTACATTCCCATGACGCCTGTGTTGCATCATTTCAAGTTATTTCCATATCAACTTATATCCATTCTTTCTAAGTGGCTAAAATTTCAGGCGGTCGACATACTCTTTAGTctagccatctattttgttagacCTGACTGTCGTTTATGGAGGATTTGCAGAGAAGAGTACTACGATTCTTAGTGTACATACACGAAATGTTTACTTTTGTTCTGGACTACTTTCGGTACTGAATTATATTTGCTGGCTGGTCAGCAAGCTATTGTGTGCACCTAATCACCCTCCAGATGCTGACAGACCATAAATCCATAAGTTTTTATTAACAAAGTGATGGATTTACTTCTTAGAACACGCAAAGTTTGCTTTATTTCATATTTTTTAATGGGTTTCATATgaaaataaagttattatttctccatgttcttcgagacgatatatatatatttatatattttacattTAATGTTTTTAATCCAAATTTCTGTGATATAATGTTAAGGTTTTGTTTACTTGTGTATTTTAATGGTTTAACACGTTTTCAGAATGCCTAATATTACTTGACTTCTTCAGCTACGATACATAGCATTATTTCTTCAGTTACGATCAATCACTTGATTTCTTCATATATGTTTGTATACAGGATCTTAATAGATAATGTTCTCTTTTCGTAAAATTGAGAAATACACAAAAATACCAGTGTAGACATCAATGAAATATCACTCCACCTTGAACTCTGATTTCGATTAAATAATCTTATCTCTGACGTGATTAATGTGTATTGGTCTAAACCTAATTGTGTTTCGGTTCGTTTAAATTCTCAGGAAATCAAAAATATTAAGGTATTCATTCAAgagatttattaaaaaataaatatttattattacttttaATAACTTATACAGAGTAGAAACGGAAAATGAATTGagaagagaacttgacaaatttGAAGGGTACTTTAAATGATTTGAGGATTGAGAAAGATAATGTTGACGATTTTGTAGTTAACTTGGAGCACTTTGTGAGGTCTAGATGGCAGGAATTGACATCCTCAACTGACTGGTGAAAATCTCAACACTTCCATGTAATCTTGGATATGCTAATCGTTGGTGTCTATTTCGATTTATTGGAGTCTGGTAAGAAGTAAGGCCTCCATGGTGGATCACACGCGGGAGCCTTAGGAGACTCATCAGAGTCATTAGACTCTGGCCTCTAAGGAGACCGAAcatccaagtgaatgaaatgttactAAACAGTCTATTGTGGTTGGCATCTACCATGACATGGATGAAGGGATGGATTACTTCCAGAGGGATTAGCGATGCTTCAGGGAGGGTTTAAAGTCTCAGTTGGATACCTGTTCGGAACCTCTGAGATCATTACATATTGTGAGCATTCATGGTGTTGTTGGAAGGACAATGGTCTCGTATGTTATAGGCCCGAATTCAAATATCCTATCGTACAGAGGATTGTGGAAGGaagaagaaggatatcctgcagaTGGTCTCATAAATCGTGGATGTGAAGGCCTGCGAGAGGCGGAGTTCTTCCTGTAGTGAAGACTGTCGTAAAAACGTttgattgtgacgtcatcgcccAGCTGGGTATATATACCCAGGACGGACACAACGAGAGCATTCACTGCTTCTCCAGCTCTACCATCATGAACGCTAAGGTGACCTCAGTTTTACTcagtaaattaatattatttcaaTTGTATAAGTTATCCAGCAAGTTGATCGAGCAAAGGTCGCTTCACATGGCACTTGGAGCGCTTGTTGATATCTGTTTTatcatatattaataataatgcatGAAGAGTTGGCCTTCAGCTATAAATTTTTGTAATTTATATTAGcatgatttaataaaatatttatttatatcatTTTCTCAGatcgtgttgttgttgtgtgttgtggcggCGGCTGTTGCAGACAAGCGTCCTACCTTCTCCTACGCCGCCCCTCAGGTAATGTTTCTCACCTAGAAGCAACAGTAAAATTACGCTGCCCTTTAGGAAATGAATCTCACTTGGAAGACAGCAGTAATATTATGCTGTCCCTCAGGTGATCTCCCTTACCTGAAAGGGAGTAACTCTAATAGATAATTTTTCCATATATATTACTTTTTTCATTATTATTGCATTTATCACGCAATGGTCGAACATATTTATTAgcgatttattttatttctttaaATCTAAAAAAACAATTGATTTACTTAATTATAACATAGACATTGTTGCATCGTATTTTTACTAACTTCCTTATTTGAGATCTTACACCTCAACGTACTACTTCAGTTGGAATATCCTATCTATATTCTCTACACTATTATAATACTTTAACGACAAAGGGATTTCCTATTTTAGGAAAGACATACTGATAAAATTCACTTATAATTAACATATCTTTGCAGGAATCTAGTGAGTCTGTTGAAGACTCATATGAGTCGTCAGAGGCAAAGTACGAATTTAACTGGGCCGTGAAGGATGACGACTCCGACAACGATTTCGGACATCAGGAATCCCGCGACGGTGACAACACCAAGGGGTCGTACTACGTGCAGCTTCCCGACGGTCGCCTGCAGAAGGTGACATACTACGTGGACGGTGACTCAGGCTACGTGGCCGAGGTCACCTACGAGGGCGAGGCTCACTACCCAGAGTCTGATGAATCTGATGAGTCTCATGAGACTCTCGTGTATGCTCCACCAAGAAGGTCTTACTTCGCTCCAGACTCTAATGAATCAAAATAAGCACTGATGATTACCATATCCTAGATGATCTGAGACGTCAATATTTTTCACCAAGATGAGGATGTCAACACTAGCTATCCAGGTCATCGCAAAGAGGATCTAGTTGATACTACATGAGTTTTCTCAATCCTCAGCTCATTTGACACTTTGAAGTAACTTTCAAAGTTGTAAAGTGTACTTCTTAACATTATTTATCCTCCTACACTGACATAAATTATTTAAATAAccaatatttattattaataaatatatctAATGAATATCTGAAAAATTTTCTTTCCAAAATGCAAGGACAAAAAATATGAGATGATAATTACATACATAATGCATGATACAGAGCACATAATACATGGTATATATATGAGActgtatgatatataataaataagacataatacCTGAACCATAATTCATGATTCGTAATACGTGGTAGGCCATAATATACATGAGACACTATGATATTTAATACATGA
This is a stretch of genomic DNA from Procambarus clarkii isolate CNS0578487 chromosome 45, FALCON_Pclarkii_2.0, whole genome shotgun sequence. It encodes these proteins:
- the LOC123769907 gene encoding pro-resilin-like, translating into MNAKIVLLLCVVAAAVADKRPTFSYAAPQESSESVEDSYESSEAKYEFNWAVKDDDSDNDFGHQESRDGDNTKGSYYVQLPDGRLQKVTYYVDGDSGYVAEVTYEGEAHYPESDESDESLETPVYAPPRRSYFAPDSNESK
- the LOC123769909 gene encoding pro-resilin-like; the encoded protein is MNAKIVLLLCVVAAAVADKRPTFSYAAPQESSESVEDSYESSEAKYEFNWAVKDDDSDNDFGHQESRDGDNTKGSYYVQLPDGRLQKVTYYVDGDSGYVAEVTYEGEAHYPESDESDESHETLVYAPPRRSYFAPDSNESK